The Armatimonadota bacterium region ATGTGTTGTCGGAAGACGTCGAGGAGCGACTCAGCGCGCTCCAGGAGAGATTCGGCGGGCAGGAACAGGTGGCCCTCCCCGGTCGCGGAGTCCAGCACGTGCAACAGCCCGGCCTCAATGCGCGAGGGGTCTTCGGCGGCAATGCCCACCACCCGCGCGATCCGGTCGGCCGTGAGGAACCCGATGCCCCGGATGTCCTTGGCCAGCCGGTACGGTTCGCGTTCGAGTATCTCCACCGACTGGTCGCCGTACCGCGCATAGATGCGTCCGGCAATTGCCCCGCCGATGCCTTTCTCGTGCAGGAACACCATGATGCGGTGCACGGTCTTGTGGCGTTGCCAAGCCTCCAGCAGCGCGGCGGCGCGCTTCTCACCGATGCCGGGCACTTCGCAGACGCGCTCGGGCGCAGAGTCGAGAATGTCCAGGGTCTTATCGCCAAAGCGCTTCACCAGTCGCTCAGCAAGCGCCGGCCCGATGCCTTCCACGAGGCCGCCGGCCAGATACGCGCGGATCGCGGAGGCGGAAGTAGGCCGCACAAGCTGGTAGCGTGTGAACCGGAATTGCCTGCCATACTGAGGGTGGTCGGCCCATTCGCCGAACAGCCGGACGCTCTCTCCCACATCGGGGCTGAGCATGTTGCCCACAACATTGACGACCTGGTGCACGCTCACCTGGAGCCGGGCAACGGTCCAGCCGGTGTCTGGCGCATGGAAAGTGATGCGCTCCAGCACGCCGTCCAGACTCTGTTCATCCATGCCCTCAAGCTGCATCTTCATTGGTCGCCGATAGACTCAATAGATGTAAACCGGCGTGCCCACAGACACCATGGAATACAACACCTGGGCGTCCGATTTGTGCTGGCGCACGCAGCCGTGGGATGCCGGCCTGCCCAGGAGCCGGTAGTACCCCGGTGAGGTGGCGTGGATTCCGTGGCTGCCGCTGGAAGTGATCCCCAGCCAGTAGGGCATGTGTACCCGGTACAGGCTGCTGAAGGGGTTGAGCGCCTTGTTGAAGACCTTGCCCATCGCGCCTCGGCTGCCACGGGAACCCGGCTTCATCTTCGGCGTCTGGAAGGGCGGCACCGCCGTGGAGATCATGTGCATGCGCTTGATCTTGCCGCCCTCGAAGTAGTAGAGCCGCTGCAGGCGCTTGCTGATAGCGATGCAAGTGTCCGGCAAGTCCTCGAACTCCCGCGGCCACAGAATCACCGGGATCTCGTGAGCGGCAATCAGATTGCCCGCGGCATCATACGCGCCAATACGCAGGCGCAATGCAGGGCCGTCAAGCCAGGGCACCTGCCAGCTGACCTGCCCGGTGTTCGGAAGCATATTGCCCTTGACGACGCCCGAGAATCTCCCGCGGTCCTTGCCCCCGAGCTGACAGAGCTCACCGTAGTAGTAGATGCGCACCTGGGTCGCGGACTTGGGCGCGATCCAGCGGATGGTCACTGTCTCCCGGTCTCGCCAGATCCCGTTAGGCTTCGGGCTGACGAAGCGCAGGACGTCGGTGTCCGGGAGCGCGATGGTTGGCTCCGCCGGCACGGGCTCGATTTCCACAGGCGGCCCCGGCTCGGGTTCCGGTTCAGGCTCGGGTTCCGGTTCAGGCTCAGGTTCCAGCGCAGGCGGCGGGGGCTCACCCGGCACATGGTCGTGGATGTGCGGCGGCACCGGAGTCTCTCTCGCTGTTGACCGCGCGGCGTAGGAAGGGCAAAATCCCACGGCGAGAATGAGAAGCGCGACAGATAGG contains the following coding sequences:
- a CDS encoding L,D-transpeptidase; this translates as MHRKLTLFSQATPLSVALLILAVGFCPSYAARSTARETPVPPHIHDHVPGEPPPPALEPEPEPEPEPEPEPEPGPPVEIEPVPAEPTIALPDTDVLRFVSPKPNGIWRDRETVTIRWIAPKSATQVRIYYYGELCQLGGKDRGRFSGVVKGNMLPNTGQVSWQVPWLDGPALRLRIGAYDAAGNLIAAHEIPVILWPREFEDLPDTCIAISKRLQRLYYFEGGKIKRMHMISTAVPPFQTPKMKPGSRGSRGAMGKVFNKALNPFSSLYRVHMPYWLGITSSGSHGIHATSPGYYRLLGRPASHGCVRQHKSDAQVLYSMVSVGTPVYIY